The following proteins are encoded in a genomic region of Bosea beijingensis:
- a CDS encoding PTS sugar transporter subunit IIA — protein MIGLVLVTHGHLATEFRAALEHVVGPQKNLATIAIAPDDDMESRRRDIIAAVEQVQADGGVIILTDMFGGTPSNLAISVMEPGRIDVVAGVNLPMLIKLASVREEKTLDEAVTSAQDAGRKYITVASRVLAGK, from the coding sequence ATGATCGGACTGGTCCTCGTGACGCATGGGCATTTGGCGACGGAGTTCCGCGCTGCGCTCGAACACGTCGTCGGCCCCCAAAAGAACCTCGCCACCATCGCCATCGCTCCCGATGACGACATGGAGAGCCGTCGCCGCGACATCATCGCGGCCGTCGAGCAGGTCCAGGCGGACGGCGGCGTCATCATCCTCACCGACATGTTCGGCGGCACGCCATCGAACCTGGCGATCTCGGTGATGGAGCCCGGCCGCATCGACGTCGTCGCCGGCGTGAACCTGCCGATGCTGATCAAGCTAGCCAGCGTGCGCGAGGAAAAGACCCTCGACGAAGCCGTCACCAGCGCGCAGGATGCGGGGCGAAAGTACATCACGGTCGCCAGCCGCGTGCTGGCCGGCAAGTAA
- a CDS encoding HPr family phosphocarrier protein: MDEDCDCPEIEIPNGALYGEFEIVNKKGLHARATAKFVQCAARYEADITVSRCGETVGATSIMGVLTLGAGIGSTITIVAKGAEAKPALDALAALIADKFGEGE; encoded by the coding sequence ATGGACGAAGACTGCGACTGCCCCGAAATCGAAATTCCCAACGGGGCCCTCTACGGCGAGTTCGAGATCGTCAACAAGAAGGGCTTGCACGCCCGCGCCACCGCGAAATTCGTGCAATGCGCCGCCCGCTACGAGGCCGACATCACGGTCAGCCGCTGCGGCGAGACGGTGGGCGCGACCTCGATCATGGGCGTCCTGACGCTCGGCGCCGGCATCGGCTCGACCATCACCATCGTCGCCAAGGGCGCGGAAGCGAAACCCGCGCTCGACGCCCTCGCGGCGCTGATCGCCGACAAGTTCGGCGAGGGAGAGTAA
- a CDS encoding DUF2283 domain-containing protein, protein MKTHYDTEIDALYLRFADGPVSDSEEVRPGIIFDYDADGRIIAVEILDATEHLASGADLSKLVAA, encoded by the coding sequence ATGAAGACCCACTACGATACCGAGATTGACGCCCTCTACCTCCGGTTCGCCGATGGACCGGTGAGCGACAGCGAGGAAGTGCGTCCCGGCATCATCTTCGACTATGACGCAGATGGCAGGATCATTGCGGTCGAGATTCTGGATGCGACCGAGCACCTCGCGAGCGGGGCCGATTTGTCGAAGCTGGTTGCCGCTTGA